The Candidatus Saccharibacteria bacterium RAAC3_TM7_1 nucleotide sequence ATGGCCATCCGTTGTTTGAAGTTCGTGAAGTCAAAAGCCGCCTGCTGATCGTCATTGCCAGTGATAAAGGACTTGCTGGTGCATATAACGCCAATATCGCCAAGCATTATTTTCAAGAACTGGTCAGTGACGATAAGATAAAGATTAAAACGCATAGTATCGCTGTCGGCCGCAAAGTGACGCAGTTCGTCACGCGCTTGAAGGATGCTGAGCTTGTTGGCGCCTACGAAGACCTACCAGATAACCTAGAGGGTTACGAGTTACGCGCTGCACTGGATACCGCCTACAATCTATTTATGGTCGGGACCGTGGACGCGGTCGACGTGGTATATACAGAGTTTATCTCTAGTGTCACGCAGACACCGAAGACGGAGCGACTATTGCCGGCTGGTCAGGCTGCTGAGAATAACGATGCGATTCCAGCAGAAGCGGAATTTGAGCCGGACACGGAGACGGTACTCAAGAATGTCGTCTATCGCCTGGTGGGAGCGCAATTATTCCAGGCGTTACTCGATGCCCGTGCGTCCGAACACAGCATGCGCATGATCGCCATGAAAAACGCGACCGACAACGCCAGCGATCTTGTTGATGACTTGACACTCGCTATGAACAAGGCGCGCCAGGCAGCGATTACGCAGGAGCTGGCAGAGATTAGCGGCGGGTCGGAGGCAATGGGATGAATCTAGAATTTGACAAAGGAGAAAATGATGAGTAAACATAATGGAACAATAATCCAGATCGTCGGTGTTGTGGTCGACGTTGAGTTTGATAGCGACCTACCAGCAATTTACGATGCACTACATGTAGCACGCGGTAAGGAAATCGTTACGTTGGAGGTTGCCCAGCACCTCGATGAGCGCACGGTTCGCGCGATTAGTTTGCAAAGTACTGACGGCTTGAAGCGGGGCGAAAAAGTCGAAGCAACGGGCGCACCAATTAGTGTGCCAGTGGGTGCCGAGACTCAAGGTCGTATGTTTAACGTTGTTGGTGAACCAATTGACGGCATGAAGGAACCTTCTGGTAAAACCGCACCAATTCACCGTGAACCGCCTGCCCTCTCTGAGCAGGCGAATAAAACGGAAATTCTCGAAACCGGCATCAAAGTGATTGACCTGATTGCGCCGATGGCGAAAGGTGGTAAGGTTGGTTTGTTCGGTGGTGCCGGTGTCGGCAAGACCGTCCTGATCCAGGAGCTAATCAACAACATTGCGAAGTTTCACTCTGGAAACTCGGTTTTCGCAGGTGTTGGCGAACGTACCCGTGAGGGAAACGACCTCTATTACGAAATGAAAGAAGCCGGCGTGCTCGACAAGACGTCGCTCGTCTTTGGCCAGATGAATGAGCCACCTGGAGCCCGTCTTCGTGTTGCACTTTCTGGTCTGGCGATGGCAGAAGCTTTCCGTGACGAAGGAAAAGACGTACTGCTCTTTATCGACAATATCTTTCGCTTTACCCAGGCCGGAAGCGAGGTGTCGGCACTACTTGGTCGTTTGCCAAGTGCCGTGGGCTATCAGCCAAACTTGCAGCAGGAAATGGGTGCGCTCCAAGAACGCATTACTAGTACGAAAAAAGGTTCAATCACGTCTGTCCAGGCGGTCTATGTGCCAGCAGACGATCTTACCGACCCGGCACCTGCAACCACATTTGCTCACCTTGACTCGACAATCGTGCTCAATCGTGCCCTGACAGAGATTGGTATCTACCCTGCCGTTGATCCCCTCGACTCAAACTCGACGATTCTCGATCCGGAGATCGTTGGCGAAAAACACTATACGGTGGCTCGTGAAGCACAACGTATTTTGCAGGAATACGAGGATCTACAGGACATTATCGCGATCCTTGGTATGGACGAGCTGAATGACGAGCAGAAAAAAACTGTGGCGCGCGCTCGTCGCTTGCAGCGTTTCTTGGCACAGCCATTCTTCGTTGCGACACAATTTACCGGCAACGAAGGCGTGTATATTAAGCTGGAGGATACGGTTAATGACGTCGCTGACCTCCTGGCTGGTAAGTATGATGACAAACCGGAAAACTGGTTCTATATGGCCGGCGGCCCGTTAAGCGGAAAGAAAGATTAGTACACCGTGGATTTTCAACTCATCACTCTGCATGGAGTCGCTCTCAATAAAGAGGTCTATGAGGTAATGCTACCGACGGCTGATGGCCCAATCTCCGTCTTCCCTGGCCATGAGCCGCTTGTCTCGATTGCAACGCCGGGTGTCATCGCTGTCCGCCATCAGAAAATAGATGACGATGATCATCTGGAGTACTTTGCAGTCGGTGGTGGGGTGATCGAGGTTACGCAAAAATCAATCAAGGTGCTGGTTGATGAAGCTGATCATGGTGATGATATCATCGAAGCTGAAAGCAAGGCCGCGCTTGAGCGTGCCATAAAACTACGTGATAGTGCAAAGGATCAGATTGAGATCGAAAAAGCGCATCAGTTGATTGATCGTCATATGATACGCCTGAAAGTTGCCGACCTGCGTCGCCGCCACCGACGAGGCTAAGTTACCTCTAGCGTTGTAAATAATTTTAAACGTCGCTATACTGAAAGCTATTATGCTTTCTGGCCAAAATCAGCGAGGTTTTACAATTGTTGAATTGCTTATTGTAATCGTGGTAATTGCTATTTTAGTCGCTGTTACTATAGTGGCATATAGCGGGGTACAGTCACGAGCACGCGACAATATCCGCTATCAAGATGCTAAGGCGATTATTAATGCACTTGAGTTGTATAAAATTGACAACGGGAAATATCCGAATATGCCAGCCACTGCTGCTGGGGCGACTGGCTGCAGTGCTGGTGGCTACAATTTCAGTTGGGCACAAGACGGCACATGGCTCAAACTACTTGTAGATGGGAAGTATTTACCAAGAGTCTTGTTGCCACCTATTAATGACTGTTCGCATTTCTACAGCTATATCTATCGAGCTGCTTCTAACTATGGATGCACGACCCGAACCTCGAATTATTACATTCTCCAAATTGTAGGAACGGATGGAACGATGACACCAAGCGATAGTACGAGTTATTTCAAGCCATGCCCAGAGACGACGGTGGCCTGGGGCAGTAGTGCGTCAACCTGGGCATTCGCTAAGGACGATGATTAACTTTATTAGACTTATAATCTAAGAATTTCACGAACTTCGGCGGTACTTTTTGTATGCATTAGTTTATCGCGCAGCTCCGCTGCACCCTCAAAGTCACGGACATAAATCTTGAAGAAGCGTTTGAGCGGATCAAATTTGCGCGGATACTCTGGTGTATTCCACTGATCATGAAGATCAAGGTGGAAATATAATAGGTCGATAAGCATTTTTTTGTTCGCAGCTTTTCGACTACGTTCTATCGCAGAGGGCGCTTCGTCAGCTGAAGCTGACTGCACTACGCTTTTACCCTCTACTCCAGAAGTAGCCGAGCGCTGCTCTACCGCTTGGAAGCAGAATGGATTATGAAACACGCCGCGCCCTATCATGATGCCGTCAACGCCAGTTTCTCTCGCAAGCTGTTCGCCGTGCGCGCGGTCTTCGATATCGCCGTTGATTGTTAGGAGCGTCTTGGGTGCTATATTGTCGCGCAGCTGTTTGATTTCCGGGATAAGCTCCAGGTGTGCCGGGACTTTGCTCATCTCTTTTTTGGTACGCAGGTGGATCGTTAGATTGACAATATCTTGGTGAAGAAGATGTGCCAGCCAGTCCTGCCATTCGTCTAACTGGCTGTAGCCGAGACGAGTTTTGACGCTGACCGGTAATCCGCTGGTCTTAGCGGCTTCAATCATTTCACTTGCCAGTTCCGGCGTACGGATCATGGCTGCTCCCCCACCGCTCTTGGTCGCGGAACTATCAGGGCAACCCATGTTGATATCAATGCCATCGTAGCCAAGCTCTTTGCAGTGTAGCGCTAGCTTTGCTATCGCTTCGGGTTCTGCACCCCAAAGCTGTGCGATGATCGAATGTTCATCGTCAGTTTTGACGAGCCGCCCACCGATAGCCTTGTCGCCAGCGTGCGTCCAACCGGTAGCATTGGTAAATTCAGTAAAATACAGATCTGGCGCGGAGGCTTTTGCTACCACGTGCCGAAAAACCACATCAGTTACTGCCTCCATCGGAGCCAAAATAAAGAAAGGTCGTGGTAAATCGCGCCAGATATTCATAGAAACAATATTATTCAGCTGCCGGAATGATCTCGGCGCCGTCGCGCTCTTCCCCTTGAGATTTGTAGAGAATATCAAACAGCGCGGCATCGGAGAGTCCTTGAGCTACTTTTGGCGGCAGCTCAAACTTGAGGTCGCGCAAAACCTCGTCCTGAGTATGAATAGCTAGTTGGTCGTGTACCATCGTCATAGTGAGGAGACTCCTTTATGGTATTAAGACATGGGTTGAGTCTTCATAATATCATTTTTTTAGGCAAAAATAAAACGCCTCACGCCGGACACGAATCATTATTCATATCGAGTGTGAGACGGACAGGAAATAGTGGGTCTCAGGGGGCGGGATGACCGTAGCCACCCCGCCCCGCCGGATTACGACTTGGCGCGGCCGTGAATCTTCTGCTCGCCCTTGGACCAGTGGTCGTTGTTACGAACACCTTGGTCGCCACGGTTGTCGTCGACCATCCGCTGTTCCTCCGGTGTTCGGGCGGACGGTCGCTTCTTGGCTGCATCGCGAGCATCTTGGATGCTGTACGCCATGTGATCACCCTTTCGGGTCAAAACTCACACGGACGATCCGCGTGAGGCATTGCTGATCAAGCTTGGGCTCCGACGGGCTTTGGGCTTCGGGGTTTCCCATAGCCCGTCGGAGCGGTCTAGCTGACGGACGAGCCCAGCGCGCAGCGGCAAACAGCCGAGCTCGCCCGTCAGGTCTTGGAGCGGAGCCACCGGACGCATCGCCGGTGGCTCCGCAGAGAAGCGGGTGTCGAGGGAGACGGGTGACCGATCCATTCCACGGCCATCTTTTACCCACTTCTCGGTGGGACTGATAGGGTTCGAACCTACGACCTCCACCTAGTAGTGTGGGTGGTGCTCTTCCTCTTCGGCTACAGCCCCTCTAGAGACTGCACTATTTCCTGTCAAAATACATTTTGACGGGGAGCGCAGATACCAGCCTGCGAATAAGTTCGTAGACTCCTATCCGCGCTCCGACCCGCCAAAAGTAGTATTATTTTACTGCAATTGCGCGTATGTGTCAACTTATTCGACGAGTAAACTATCTTCAAAATCGAGAATGCCTTGGTAGGTGGCTGCATAGGCGGTACTATCGGGTAGGTCGAGGGCGGTAATTTTACCGTAAATAGCTTCAACCAAACGAGCGAAGCGGTCTAGCTCTTTTTGATCAAACGTCAGGTCGAGCCGGTATATCGTGCCGTCAGGCGTCGGTTCGACGAACTGGATGCGCCCTTCGCGTACTTCATAATTGTGGTAGCTGCGTGAGTTTTCGATTAAAAGCTTATAGAACATCAACTGCTGCCTATATTTGTGCAGCTTGATCTTTTCGTAGTCCGTTTTACCGCGCCAGGCACTACTCGGCTTGCCGGTCTTGTAGTCAGTTACGACAATTGTTTTAGTTGTCTCATCGATGTCGACCAAGTCGAGTTTGCCAGTCAAGTGCGCGCTGCCACAGAAGCTCTGCTGGCTGTTAAAATTCTGCTCACTTAATTGCGTGTCAGTGAATGTCTCATAGCATTCGCCTAGGAACGTCTCTAGCGCATCTTCGCCTCTACGGAGGAACTGTTCGTACTCGTGCGCTGCTAGGTGCATCGAACTAAGCTCTGATTGGAAGTCGTGCAGAATGTCCTCGATTGGTTTTGCCTTGTGGGTTGCCCGGCGGTGGCTATGTGCACGGTGCAACGCTTGGTGCAGGGCCGAGCCGTAGGCGGCATTCGGGCTGATAGCCTGCGGGAAATGGAGCAGATTATTCAGAAGAAAGTGTTGCGGCCCTCCCCTAGTAACGTCAATAAAATTATTTAGGTGCGTTGCGCTGAGCTTGTAGTCGGTCAGTAGCGGTGTGAGTAATTCTTTCATGGATGTTTTGGAGAGTGCCAGTAGTGGCTGGCGCCACTCGCGCTCTAAGCTTTCGATCGTTGCAGCGACAGTCTGCTCTACCTCGGGGGAGCTAACTTCCCAACCGTCGCTATTGAGGAAGCTGGCGCGCAAAGTTGGCTTGTCACTCGTATCGCTCAGGCTGTAGCTAATCGTCAGGGTACTGCGAGCGCGAGTCATAGCGACAAAGAACAGTCGGAGACGTTCATCGAAACTATCGCCCGCTACCCCGATTGGTAGATTTTCCGGGTAGCCAATCAGGCGGCTACGCACACGGACACGCTCGCCCCAGGCTGAATCGACTGCGCCATAGATATAAACGTGGTCAAACTCTAGCCCTTTGGCCTTGTGAGCGGTCATTAGGTTGATAGCGCCACTTGGCGCATCACTGCGGACGCGGACGCTACTGATCACGCTACCAATTCGCTGGTGAAGCTCGACGAATTCAATAAAATCACTGAGTTTTAGCGTCTCCATCGGTTTGTATTCGCGGAGTTTTGTGCGGATTGTCCGAACCGCTTCGAGATAGACCAGGTACTGTTCGGGATTATGCGCTCGCCGCTCATCGCTAAAGAAGTGACCATACAGCGGTGAATGGAACGCTTGGCGGCCTTCACTCTCATCTGGTAATCCGATCAACTCATCGAGTACTGTTTCAAGCGGCAGTGTGAGACTGTCGCGGACGCGCTCGGCGAGCCAGTCGTGAAATGGTTTCCAGGCGGGCGCTATGGCGAGCTCTTCTCGCCAACTACTGCGGTGCTTGTACGCAGCGAGGCTGAGACTCCAGATAGCTTCGGCATCAATTCCCCATGCGGGATGCGCCAAGAGCTCCGGCAAGAGCGCGTCTGCCTCATCGATTCGGCTGGCTGCCGTCAGTGTGACGACGCGCGTCAAAGTGAGAAGTTGCTGGATAACATCGGCTTCTAGGACGTTGTCGCGACGCTCATAATTGACCGGAATATCGAGGGCATAAAAATAAGGGATGAGGTTGGTCAGCTCATGATGCCGCCGTGCCAGCACGGCAATATTCGCGCCATCGGTGCCCTCGTCGAGCTGTTGTTTGATGGACGCGGCGAGGGCACGCCGCTCATCTTCGGGGCGTTCATATTCACGGAGCTGGACGTTGGCATGCTTCGGCGCGTGATGAGCGACGAGAGTTTTATCGATCTCCTCGACGAAACGCTCCAGACGCTGCTCACCAAGCGTAATAACACTACGGGCTTTCTCGAGGATGAGGTCTGCCGAACGGTAATTATCGGCTAGCGTGACCAGCTTTACCGACTCATAGCGGTCGCGAAACGAGAGAATGTTGCCGACTTCTGCACCCTGGAAGCTGTAAATTGCCTGATCGTCATCACCCACAACCATGATATTCGGTTCGTCGCCCGTCGGGTTGGCAGTGAGGTTATAGAGTATACGCGCCTGCGCCATGTTGGTATCCTGAAATTCGTCAACCATAATGTAGAGATAGCGTTCCTGGAGGTCAAATCTGAGGCTACTGTTAACCTCCATAGTATGCACAACATTAAGTACCATGTCGTCAAAATCATATAACTCCATTTCCTGCATCTTCATCAGATACTGGTAATAGATAAAACTTACCGCACGTAGTTTTGCAATGCGACGACGGTCCTTAAAGACAAATTCGCCACGCTCATTCTTCTCTAAGTAAGTATTTTTCCAGGCAGTAATGGGCTTTGTAGAGTCGGCGTCTATCGCATTTTTAACGGCATGCGCAAGACTACGCGCGAAGACGTCAGAGAGTGGAGTGATACCAGGCG carries:
- a CDS encoding ATP synthase gamma chain (RAAC3_TM7_1_659): MLSQRQLKSRIRSVKNTKQITKAMQMVAASKMRRAQGATKLTAPYTKTAREILAHLAKLGATNGHPLFEVREVKSRLLIVIASDKGLAGAYNANIAKHYFQELVSDDKIKIKTHSIAVGRKVTQFVTRLKDAELVGAYEDLPDNLEGYELRAALDTAYNLFMVGTVDAVDVVYTEFISSVTQTPKTERLLPAGQAAENNDAIPAEAEFEPDTETVLKNVVYRLVGAQLFQALLDARASEHSMRMIAMKNATDNASDLVDDLTLAMNKARQAAITQELAEISGGSEAMG
- a CDS encoding ATP synthase subunit beta (RAAC3_TM7_1_660); the protein is MSKHNGTIIQIVGVVVDVEFDSDLPAIYDALHVARGKEIVTLEVAQHLDERTVRAISLQSTDGLKRGEKVEATGAPISVPVGAETQGRMFNVVGEPIDGMKEPSGKTAPIHREPPALSEQANKTEILETGIKVIDLIAPMAKGGKVGLFGGAGVGKTVLIQELINNIAKFHSGNSVFAGVGERTREGNDLYYEMKEAGVLDKTSLVFGQMNEPPGARLRVALSGLAMAEAFRDEGKDVLLFIDNIFRFTQAGSEVSALLGRLPSAVGYQPNLQQEMGALQERITSTKKGSITSVQAVYVPADDLTDPAPATTFAHLDSTIVLNRALTEIGIYPAVDPLDSNSTILDPEIVGEKHYTVAREAQRILQEYEDLQDIIAILGMDELNDEQKKTVARARRLQRFLAQPFFVATQFTGNEGVYIKLEDTVNDVADLLAGKYDDKPENWFYMAGGPLSGKKD
- a CDS encoding ATP synthase epsilon chain (RAAC3_TM7_1_661) yields the protein MDFQLITLHGVALNKEVYEVMLPTADGPISVFPGHEPLVSIATPGVIAVRHQKIDDDDHLEYFAVGGGVIEVTQKSIKVLVDEADHGDDIIEAESKAALERAIKLRDSAKDQIEIEKAHQLIDRHMIRLKVADLRRRHRRG
- a CDS encoding hypothetical protein (RAAC3_TM7_1_662) → MLSGQNQRGFTIVELLIVIVVIAILVAVTIVAYSGVQSRARDNIRYQDAKAIINALELYKIDNGKYPNMPATAAGATGCSAGGYNFSWAQDGTWLKLLVDGKYLPRVLLPPINDCSHFYSYIYRAASNYGCTTRTSNYYILQIVGTDGTMTPSDSTSYFKPCPETTVAWGSSASTWAFAKDDD
- a CDS encoding tRNA-dihydrouridine synthase (RAAC3_TM7_1_663) — translated: MNIWRDLPRPFFILAPMEAVTDVVFRHVVAKASAPDLYFTEFTNATGWTHAGDKAIGGRLVKTDDEHSIIAQLWGAEPEAIAKLALHCKELGYDGIDINMGCPDSSATKSGGGAAMIRTPELASEMIEAAKTSGLPVSVKTRLGYSQLDEWQDWLAHLLHQDIVNLTIHLRTKKEMSKVPAHLELIPEIKQLRDNIAPKTLLTINGDIEDRAHGEQLARETGVDGIMIGRGVFHNPFCFQAVEQRSATSGVEGKSVVQSASADEAPSAIERSRKAANKKMLIDLLYFHLDLHDQWNTPEYPRKFDPLKRFFKIYVRDFEGAAELRDKLMHTKSTAEVREILRL
- a CDS encoding hypothetical protein (RAAC3_TM7_1_664), producing MTMVHDQLAIHTQDEVLRDLKFELPPKVAQGLSDAALFDILYKSQGEERDGAEIIPAAE
- a CDS encoding hypothetical protein (RAAC3_TM7_1_665), whose translation is MAYSIQDARDAAKKRPSARTPEEQRMVDDNRGDQGVRNNDHWSKGEQKIHGRAKS
- a CDS encoding UvrD/REP helicase (RAAC3_TM7_1_666), whose translation is MSTKHHYKTVLNTHDDRLRYNSNSMDFATRYKKLNARQKEAVDTIEGPLMVVAGPGTGKTELLSMRAANILRKTDTLPENILCLTFTESGAAAMRQRLGEIIGPAAYKVAIHTFHSFGSEIINQYGEYFYQGAAFRPADELSSYELLYSIFDSLEYSNPLASKMNGDYTHLRDTLGTISDLKKSGLTSDELLAVLDANEHTLDRIEPDVAAIFADRISKATIDKLANVAQRIANEKPPKLPPGITPLSDVFARSLAHAVKNAIDADSTKPITAWKNTYLEKNERGEFVFKDRRRIAKLRAVSFIYYQYLMKMQEMELYDFDDMVLNVVHTMEVNSSLRFDLQERYLYIMVDEFQDTNMAQARILYNLTANPTGDEPNIMVVGDDDQAIYSFQGAEVGNILSFRDRYESVKLVTLADNYRSADLILEKARSVITLGEQRLERFVEEIDKTLVAHHAPKHANVQLREYERPEDERRALAASIKQQLDEGTDGANIAVLARRHHELTNLIPYFYALDIPVNYERRDNVLEADVIQQLLTLTRVVTLTAASRIDEADALLPELLAHPAWGIDAEAIWSLSLAAYKHRSSWREELAIAPAWKPFHDWLAERVRDSLTLPLETVLDELIGLPDESEGRQAFHSPLYGHFFSDERRAHNPEQYLVYLEAVRTIRTKLREYKPMETLKLSDFIEFVELHQRIGSVISSVRVRSDAPSGAINLMTAHKAKGLEFDHVYIYGAVDSAWGERVRVRSRLIGYPENLPIGVAGDSFDERLRLFFVAMTRARSTLTISYSLSDTSDKPTLRASFLNSDGWEVSSPEVEQTVAATIESLEREWRQPLLALSKTSMKELLTPLLTDYKLSATHLNNFIDVTRGGPQHFLLNNLLHFPQAISPNAAYGSALHQALHRAHSHRRATHKAKPIEDILHDFQSELSSMHLAAHEYEQFLRRGEDALETFLGECYETFTDTQLSEQNFNSQQSFCGSAHLTGKLDLVDIDETTKTIVVTDYKTGKPSSAWRGKTDYEKIKLHKYRQQLMFYKLLIENSRSYHNYEVREGRIQFVEPTPDGTIYRLDLTFDQKELDRFARLVEAIYGKITALDLPDSTAYAATYQGILDFEDSLLVE